Proteins found in one Acidobacteriota bacterium genomic segment:
- a CDS encoding prolyl oligopeptidase family serine peptidase, giving the protein MKRLFGLILGILLCSAVPPIVSAPAAAPDMDLDTFLSHPVASGLAVSADGARIAWILNERGLRNIHQRDAQGRVFPLTRYADDDGQELSGLTFSPDGSRLVYVRGGSPNRQGENPNPASLPEGVEQAIWAVDSSGRSEPFRVAAGSSPVFFPEGRKILFSRGGQIFEAEVAPGAEARPLFSARGRNVGPTFSPDGKEVLFTSSRGDHSYVGVYNLESVAIRWIAPDTGHDMNPVWAPDGRRIAFIRRPGLRFGELSDLTSGVPFSIRVVDAATGEGVAVWTSPSDDGGFAQTSPASPLVWTMTGRILFYSEHEGWMHIYSMNPDGSDLRDLTPGEGEVESHVLDAAEKTVYFSWNHGDIDRRHIWRTDVERGGPIQVTFGNGIEMYPDLAGDKLLFFRSTFNMSKSLVRFDKEKAAFDVISPLEMPGFSSEWFVEPEQVILKAHDGTTVHAQLFVDRRTPDPKPGVVYMHGGPVRQMLLGFHYSDYYIHCYAFNQFLAARGYAVLSVNFRAGVGYGRDFRRAENQGPRGASEYQDVVAAAKYLQSMPEVDPERIGLWGGSYGGYLTAMGLARNPEIFKAGVDLHGVHDWAERARLFSPGAGWGLREEDLALAYRSSPVSDLSRWTGPVLFVHGDDDRNVLFQQTTDLAEKLRDKGVVVEVLALPDEVHGFLRYASWLRVLEAAKDFFDRRLQPD; this is encoded by the coding sequence ATGAAACGTCTTTTCGGCTTAATTTTGGGAATTCTTCTCTGCAGCGCCGTGCCGCCCATCGTATCGGCTCCGGCCGCGGCTCCGGACATGGATTTGGATACGTTTTTGAGCCATCCCGTCGCATCGGGGCTTGCGGTTTCGGCCGACGGAGCGCGGATCGCCTGGATTCTCAATGAGCGCGGTCTGCGGAACATCCATCAACGCGACGCTCAGGGCCGGGTCTTCCCCCTGACGCGCTATGCGGATGACGACGGTCAGGAACTTTCCGGCTTGACCTTTTCGCCGGACGGTTCACGGTTGGTTTATGTCCGCGGCGGATCTCCCAACCGGCAGGGCGAAAATCCCAACCCCGCAAGTCTCCCCGAAGGCGTGGAGCAGGCGATCTGGGCGGTCGATTCGTCCGGCCGATCGGAACCGTTCCGCGTGGCGGCGGGAAGTTCCCCGGTGTTTTTCCCGGAGGGCCGGAAAATCCTGTTTTCGCGCGGCGGACAGATCTTCGAGGCCGAAGTCGCTCCCGGCGCCGAAGCCCGGCCGCTCTTCAGCGCCAGGGGCCGGAACGTGGGTCCAACATTTTCCCCCGACGGGAAGGAGGTTCTTTTCACGAGCTCCCGCGGCGATCACAGTTATGTCGGCGTCTATAACCTGGAAAGTGTTGCGATCCGCTGGATTGCCCCGGACACGGGGCACGACATGAATCCCGTCTGGGCTCCCGACGGACGGCGCATCGCCTTCATCCGCCGGCCGGGTCTTCGTTTCGGGGAGCTTTCCGATCTGACTTCGGGCGTGCCGTTCTCCATCCGGGTCGTTGACGCTGCGACAGGCGAGGGTGTCGCCGTCTGGACTTCACCGTCGGATGACGGGGGCTTCGCCCAGACCTCGCCCGCTTCGCCTCTTGTCTGGACGATGACCGGCCGGATTCTGTTTTATTCCGAGCACGAAGGCTGGATGCACATCTATTCCATGAATCCCGACGGCTCCGACCTCAGGGACCTCACGCCCGGGGAGGGTGAGGTGGAAAGTCACGTTCTCGACGCCGCCGAAAAGACCGTTTATTTCAGCTGGAACCACGGCGATATCGACCGGCGGCATATCTGGCGGACGGATGTCGAACGCGGCGGTCCGATTCAGGTCACATTCGGCAACGGGATTGAGATGTATCCCGACCTTGCCGGCGACAAGCTTCTGTTCTTCCGCAGCACCTTCAACATGTCGAAAAGCCTGGTCCGGTTCGACAAGGAGAAGGCGGCGTTCGATGTCATTTCGCCCTTGGAGATGCCCGGGTTTTCATCCGAATGGTTTGTCGAGCCCGAACAGGTCATCCTGAAGGCTCACGACGGAACGACCGTTCATGCCCAGCTTTTCGTCGACCGCCGGACGCCGGACCCCAAGCCGGGTGTCGTCTACATGCACGGAGGTCCCGTCCGGCAGATGCTCCTGGGCTTTCATTACAGCGACTACTACATCCATTGCTATGCCTTTAACCAGTTCCTGGCCGCCCGGGGATACGCGGTCCTGTCCGTCAATTTCCGGGCCGGAGTCGGCTACGGACGGGATTTCCGCAGGGCCGAAAACCAGGGGCCTCGCGGGGCGAGCGAATACCAGGACGTCGTCGCCGCGGCGAAATATCTACAGTCCATGCCCGAGGTCGACCCGGAGAGAATCGGCCTGTGGGGCGGGTCTTATGGCGGCTACCTCACGGCCATGGGCCTGGCCCGGAACCCTGAAATCTTCAAGGCGGGTGTCGATCTTCACGGCGTCCACGACTGGGCGGAGCGGGCCCGGCTCTTTTCACCGGGCGCCGGGTGGGGTCTTCGGGAAGAGGATCTGGCTCTGGCTTACCGATCCTCTCCCGTTTCTGATCTCAGCCGGTGGACGGGCCCCGTTCTTTTCGTCCACGGCGACGACGACCGCAACGTGCTGTTCCAGCAGACGACGGACCTGGCCGAAAAACTGAGGGACAAGGGTGTTGTTGTGGAGGTATTAGCCCTGCCCGACGAAGTCCACGGCTTCCTGCGCTATGCGAGCTGGCTCCGGGTGCTCGAAGCGGCCAAAGACTTCTTCGACAGGCGCCTTCAGCCGGATTGA
- a CDS encoding AraC family transcriptional regulator, with protein sequence MDFRIFKVKQHVLKSLDDLETPSRFSLKELSRIANLSYAYFSTLFKKQAGISLIKFIKQKKMEKAELFLKNSDAQVKEISYLLGYRSIWNFFHDFRKTTGMTPTRCRQKNQQSNQ encoded by the coding sequence ATGGACTTCAGAATATTTAAAGTCAAACAACATGTTTTGAAAAGTTTGGATGATTTGGAAACACCCAGCAGGTTTAGCCTTAAAGAGCTTTCAAGAATTGCAAATCTTAGCTACGCTTACTTCAGCACCTTATTCAAGAAGCAGGCGGGGATCTCTTTAATCAAGTTCATCAAACAGAAAAAAATGGAAAAAGCTGAATTGTTCCTCAAGAATTCAGATGCCCAGGTTAAGGAGATTTCCTATTTACTTGGATATAGAAGCATTTGGAATTTTTTTCATGATTTTCGAAAAACAACGGGTATGACTCCTACTCGATGCCGGCAAAAAAATCAACAATCAAATCAATAA
- a CDS encoding thioredoxin domain-containing protein, with translation MTKRPAKPNRLIKEKSPYLIQHAHNPVDWYPWGEEAFAAARRADKPIFLSIGYATCHWCHVMERESFEDEAAARLLNETFINIKVDCEERPDINDVYMTACRMTTGSGGWPLTIVMTPDKKPFFAATYLPRTQRFGRAGLLDIVARIATLWREKRADIAAAAGRVTEAISAEAAGPHRSEDVGPEILETGFRRLSRAFDAERGGFGGAPKFPVSHNILFLLRRHRRTGLPESLDMAEKTIDAMRRGGIYDHLGFGFHRYSTDAGWLLPHFEKMLYDQAGLALAFTEAFQVTGKPRYRRTADEIFTYVLRDMTSPEGVFFSAEDADSEGEEGRFYTWPSEEFDRILGREDGAWAASIFGVRPEGNFSDPAEPGLTGRNILFLKAEIEETHRTRFEGIRTRLLEARNTRVRPLLDDKVLADWNGFMIAALARAARVFDVPEYTRAAGRAARFVLDRMRRPDGRLLHTFREGSAAIDAFLDDYAFMIWGLVELYETTFEAAWLDTAGELLRTAEELFVDGTRGGYFLTAGDAEPLPFRPKPITDGAMPSGNSVMLMNLLRFSRLTADASLEDAAQRVVRGMAAEVRRTPEALTFALAALESAFGPTIEVVIAGDPESEDTRRMLQSVRQGFFPETTVHVLPPGPQGRPTAERLPFAADIKMLDGKATAYVCRGGSCGRPVTEPDELLAMLLNRSAEIPNGAACP, from the coding sequence ATGACCAAACGCCCGGCCAAACCCAACCGCCTGATCAAAGAAAAGAGCCCCTATCTTATTCAACACGCCCACAACCCTGTCGACTGGTATCCCTGGGGTGAGGAGGCCTTCGCCGCGGCGCGCCGCGCCGACAAGCCGATTTTCCTGTCCATCGGTTACGCCACCTGCCACTGGTGCCACGTCATGGAGCGCGAATCGTTCGAAGACGAGGCCGCAGCCCGGCTCCTCAATGAGACATTCATCAACATCAAGGTCGACTGCGAGGAACGCCCCGACATCAACGACGTTTACATGACCGCCTGCCGCATGACGACCGGAAGTGGAGGCTGGCCCCTGACGATCGTCATGACGCCTGATAAAAAGCCCTTCTTCGCCGCGACTTACCTTCCCCGGACTCAGCGTTTCGGCCGGGCCGGGCTCTTGGATATCGTCGCGCGCATCGCCACGCTCTGGCGCGAAAAGAGAGCGGATATCGCCGCGGCCGCCGGGCGGGTCACCGAAGCGATCTCCGCCGAAGCCGCCGGACCGCACCGCAGCGAAGATGTCGGACCCGAAATTCTCGAAACCGGATTTCGGCGTCTGTCACGGGCCTTCGATGCGGAGCGCGGCGGCTTCGGCGGCGCTCCGAAATTCCCCGTCTCCCACAACATCCTGTTTCTCCTTCGTCGCCATCGCCGCACCGGTCTGCCGGAATCTCTGGATATGGCCGAAAAAACCATTGACGCCATGCGCCGGGGCGGAATCTACGACCATCTCGGTTTCGGGTTTCACCGCTATTCGACGGACGCCGGCTGGTTACTGCCCCATTTCGAAAAAATGCTTTACGATCAGGCCGGTCTCGCCCTGGCCTTTACGGAGGCGTTCCAGGTGACGGGAAAACCGCGCTACCGCCGGACGGCCGATGAGATTTTCACGTACGTTCTCCGGGACATGACATCTCCCGAAGGCGTCTTTTTCTCGGCTGAGGACGCCGACAGCGAAGGCGAAGAGGGGCGATTCTATACCTGGCCGAGCGAGGAGTTCGACCGGATTCTGGGCCGGGAGGACGGCGCCTGGGCCGCTTCGATCTTTGGAGTCCGTCCGGAGGGGAATTTCAGCGACCCGGCCGAACCCGGACTTACCGGGCGCAACATTCTTTTTTTGAAGGCCGAGATCGAAGAGACCCATCGCACCCGTTTCGAGGGCATCCGAACGCGACTTCTCGAAGCCAGAAACACCCGAGTCCGTCCGCTTCTCGACGACAAGGTTCTTGCGGACTGGAACGGCTTCATGATCGCCGCCCTGGCCCGTGCGGCCCGCGTTTTCGATGTGCCGGAATACACCCGCGCCGCCGGGCGTGCGGCCCGCTTCGTTCTCGACCGGATGCGGCGGCCCGACGGAAGGCTTCTTCACACCTTCCGCGAAGGATCGGCCGCAATCGACGCCTTCCTCGACGACTATGCCTTCATGATCTGGGGGCTCGTCGAACTCTACGAGACGACCTTCGAAGCGGCCTGGCTCGATACCGCCGGTGAACTTCTCCGCACGGCCGAAGAATTGTTCGTGGACGGGACACGCGGCGGGTATTTTCTGACCGCCGGGGATGCCGAACCTCTGCCGTTCCGGCCCAAACCCATAACCGACGGCGCCATGCCTTCGGGGAATTCCGTCATGCTCATGAATCTCCTGCGTTTTTCACGTCTTACGGCGGACGCCTCCCTTGAGGACGCCGCACAGCGGGTCGTCCGGGGCATGGCCGCCGAAGTCCGGCGCACGCCCGAGGCTTTGACGTTCGCCCTGGCCGCCCTCGAATCGGCCTTCGGCCCGACGATCGAGGTCGTTATCGCCGGTGATCCCGAAAGCGAAGACACACGGCGCATGTTGCAGTCCGTCCGGCAGGGTTTTTTTCCCGAAACGACGGTGCATGTTCTTCCGCCGGGACCTCAGGGCCGCCCGACCGCCGAACGCCTTCCCTTCGCCGCCGACATCAAAATGCTCGACGGAAAGGCGACGGCTTACGTCTGTCGCGGCGGGAGCTGCGGAAGGCCGGTCACCGAACCGGATGAGCTCCTCGCCATGCTTCTTAACCGTTCCGCCGAGATTCCGAACGGTGCGGCCTGTCCCTGA
- a CDS encoding response regulator — MGRKAAAAEKSDKKIMIVDDDENIRKTFALILKKKYDVASAGDSKEALSSYKDGHFDLLITDYKLPDQCGLDLVSKFRKIGYDGEVIMITAFPDLVNLSELSRLAISIFFVKPLDLDTLTQSIDRLMQPKPFLTGRF; from the coding sequence ATGGGAAGAAAAGCGGCCGCCGCCGAAAAGTCCGACAAAAAAATCATGATCGTCGACGATGACGAAAATATCCGCAAAACCTTCGCCCTGATCCTGAAGAAGAAATACGATGTCGCCTCGGCCGGCGACTCCAAAGAAGCCCTGAGTTCCTACAAGGACGGTCATTTCGACCTTTTGATCACGGATTACAAGCTCCCGGATCAATGCGGTCTCGATCTCGTCTCGAAATTCCGCAAAATCGGCTATGACGGCGAGGTCATCATGATCACGGCTTTTCCCGATCTCGTCAACCTCAGCGAACTGAGCCGCCTGGCCATCAGCATTTTCTTTGTCAAACCGCTCGATCTCGACACGTTGACTCAATCCATCGACCGCTTGATGCAACCCAAGCCCTTCCTGACCGGCCGTTTCTGA
- a CDS encoding Gfo/Idh/MocA family oxidoreductase — protein sequence MKDPEKLPKSETSSMTRRSFLGTATAAASGLMIVPRHVLGVDRKTGRKAPSDTLNIGCVGVMGKGFSDIQSVSGENVVALCDVDDELMARFLGSDRHEPQRKAMYDKARKYRDFRIMLEREKGLDAVVVSTPDHTHAVIAMAAIKLGKHVFVQKPLTRTIKESRLLAIAAKEAGVVTQMGNQGHAGEGARLICEWIWDGAIGNVREVHTWTNRPIWPQGVDAPKEIPSCPATLDWDLWLGPAPFRPYHPAYHPFSWRGLWDFGTGALGDMGAHIIDHPFRALKLGHPVTVQASSTKFTKDYAPMAEIVTYEFPEREGLVPVKLIWHDGGLMPPRPPELEPGRMMGDDGGGVLFRGEKGLLMCSTYGENPRLVPETAMREYKRPEKTIPRSPGIAEEWIEAIKTGKKSTTDFSYSGPLTEVMLLANAAVRVQDRNTVLQWDGGKMEFTNVPEANEFLHAPYRPGWSL from the coding sequence ATGAAAGATCCCGAAAAACTTCCCAAGTCTGAAACATCGTCCATGACCCGGCGCTCTTTTCTGGGAACTGCGACGGCGGCCGCTTCCGGTCTGATGATCGTTCCCCGGCATGTTCTCGGGGTCGACCGGAAAACCGGGAGGAAGGCGCCGAGCGACACCCTCAACATCGGTTGTGTCGGTGTCATGGGCAAGGGCTTTTCCGACATCCAGTCCGTGAGCGGAGAGAATGTCGTTGCCCTCTGCGATGTCGACGACGAACTGATGGCCCGTTTTCTCGGTTCGGACCGGCATGAACCTCAGAGGAAGGCCATGTACGACAAGGCCCGGAAGTACCGGGACTTTCGGATCATGCTGGAAAGGGAAAAAGGGCTGGATGCCGTGGTCGTCAGCACACCCGACCACACCCACGCCGTCATCGCCATGGCCGCGATCAAGTTGGGTAAACACGTTTTTGTCCAGAAACCATTGACCCGGACGATCAAGGAATCCCGTCTGCTGGCCATAGCGGCCAAAGAGGCCGGAGTGGTCACCCAGATGGGAAACCAGGGACACGCCGGGGAAGGCGCCCGCCTGATCTGTGAGTGGATCTGGGATGGAGCCATCGGCAATGTCCGCGAGGTCCATACCTGGACGAACCGTCCGATATGGCCCCAGGGGGTGGATGCACCGAAGGAGATTCCGTCCTGTCCCGCGACTCTGGATTGGGACCTGTGGCTGGGCCCGGCGCCTTTCCGCCCCTATCATCCGGCCTATCATCCCTTCAGCTGGCGGGGGCTGTGGGACTTCGGAACGGGGGCGTTGGGTGATATGGGCGCCCATATTATCGATCACCCGTTCCGGGCGCTCAAACTCGGCCATCCCGTGACTGTTCAGGCCAGTTCGACGAAATTCACAAAGGACTATGCGCCTATGGCGGAAATCGTGACCTATGAGTTTCCAGAAAGGGAGGGCCTGGTTCCGGTCAAACTGATTTGGCACGACGGAGGGCTGATGCCGCCCCGCCCGCCGGAACTCGAACCGGGGCGGATGATGGGCGATGACGGCGGCGGAGTGCTTTTCCGGGGCGAAAAGGGGCTTCTCATGTGCAGCACCTACGGAGAGAATCCGCGACTTGTTCCCGAGACGGCCATGCGCGAATACAAACGGCCGGAGAAAACCATTCCGCGATCGCCCGGAATCGCCGAGGAATGGATCGAGGCCATCAAGACCGGAAAAAAATCGACCACGGACTTTTCCTACAGCGGGCCGCTCACCGAAGTCATGCTCCTGGCCAACGCCGCCGTCCGGGTCCAGGACCGGAATACCGTGCTTCAATGGGACGGGGGAAAGATGGAATTCACCAATGTGCCCGAAGCCAATGAATTTCTGCATGCGCCCTACCGTCCGGGGTGGTCGCTGTGA
- a CDS encoding DUF1080 domain-containing protein has translation MKKTCGILLGTGLILLVAMTACRPAEEHRVEAESIPWAVHDPDRPLPPVVDPGPAGNPVPPPSDALVLFDGSGFGEWVDGKGEPVRWKLEHDYMEVVAKTGSIRTVRAFGDCQLHVEWMAPEAVSGEGQGRGNSGVFLMGIYEVQVLDSYDNPTYADGMAASLYGQFPPLVNACRPPGVWQTYDIVFRRPRFDGEGGLPSPARLTVFHNGVLVHDAVELTGPTAHKARPPYKAHADKLPISLQDHSDPVRFRNIWIRDLE, from the coding sequence ATGAAGAAAACATGCGGCATCCTTTTGGGAACGGGGCTGATTCTTCTTGTGGCGATGACGGCCTGCCGTCCCGCGGAAGAGCATCGGGTGGAGGCCGAAAGCATCCCTTGGGCGGTTCATGATCCGGATCGGCCGTTGCCGCCGGTCGTCGACCCCGGCCCGGCCGGAAATCCGGTTCCGCCTCCGTCGGATGCGCTCGTCCTTTTCGACGGGTCCGGTTTTGGGGAATGGGTCGACGGAAAAGGCGAGCCGGTCCGATGGAAACTGGAACATGATTATATGGAAGTCGTCGCCAAGACGGGGTCCATCCGCACGGTGCGGGCTTTCGGCGACTGCCAGCTTCATGTGGAGTGGATGGCGCCGGAGGCCGTATCCGGCGAAGGCCAGGGCCGCGGCAACAGCGGCGTTTTCCTTATGGGGATCTACGAGGTCCAGGTTCTGGACAGCTATGACAACCCGACTTACGCCGACGGCATGGCCGCGTCTCTCTACGGCCAGTTTCCGCCTCTGGTGAATGCCTGCCGCCCGCCGGGCGTTTGGCAGACTTACGACATCGTATTCCGCCGGCCGAGATTCGACGGTGAAGGCGGGTTGCCGTCTCCGGCGCGCCTGACCGTGTTTCACAACGGCGTGCTTGTTCACGATGCCGTCGAGCTGACGGGCCCGACGGCCCATAAAGCCCGCCCGCCCTACAAGGCTCATGCCGACAAACTGCCGATTTCTCTTCAGGACCACAGCGATCCGGTCCGTTTCAGAAATATCTGGATCCGTGACCTGGAGTGA
- a CDS encoding ThuA domain-containing protein has product MAHPGPETVPAPGETPVAKKALFVWGGWDGHEPEKCTAIFAPWLESQGFEVEISNTLDAYLDVDKLKSLDLIVQAFTMATITPEQEKGLLEAVKSGVGLAGWHGGLADSFRNNTEYQFMVGGQWVAHPGGIIDYEVNITDPNDPITEGLQDFKMKSEQYYMHVDPINEVLATTTFSGEHAPWIEGVVMPVVWKKLYGKGRVFYTSLGHVAADFDVPEARTIVQRGMLWAARE; this is encoded by the coding sequence ATGGCCCATCCCGGGCCGGAAACCGTTCCGGCACCAGGAGAAACCCCGGTGGCTAAAAAGGCCCTTTTTGTCTGGGGCGGCTGGGACGGCCATGAGCCGGAGAAATGCACGGCCATTTTCGCCCCCTGGCTTGAGTCTCAAGGATTTGAGGTTGAGATTTCGAATACGCTCGACGCCTATCTCGACGTCGATAAACTCAAGTCTCTGGATCTGATCGTCCAGGCTTTCACCATGGCGACAATCACACCTGAACAGGAAAAAGGCCTTCTCGAGGCCGTAAAAAGCGGGGTGGGATTGGCCGGCTGGCACGGCGGTCTGGCCGACTCTTTCCGGAACAACACGGAATACCAGTTCATGGTCGGCGGGCAATGGGTGGCTCATCCGGGCGGCATCATCGATTATGAGGTCAACATCACGGATCCGAACGATCCCATCACGGAAGGACTTCAGGATTTCAAAATGAAATCGGAGCAGTATTACATGCACGTCGATCCGATCAACGAAGTCCTGGCGACCACGACGTTCAGCGGCGAACATGCGCCGTGGATCGAAGGCGTGGTCATGCCCGTTGTCTGGAAGAAGCTCTACGGGAAAGGCCGGGTGTTCTACACGTCGCTCGGCCATGTCGCGGCCGATTTCGATGTTCCGGAGGCCCGAACCATCGTCCAGCGCGGCATGCTCTGGGCCGCCCGCGAATAA
- a CDS encoding glycosyltransferase, whose translation MKAAVDISIVIPALNEAGKIGGDVRAAASFLAREGFSGEVIVVDDGSSDGTAEVAEEADVEPGIGKNVMRLETNRGKGFALKTGIAASRGEIVIFADSGTCVPYADALPVIRRIREGGLDIGLGSRRHRETVILRDRTLKRRFLSRIFHGAAVLAAGLPRRIKDSQCGFKIYRGDVARRLFAECGTHGYLFELEIISRALKLGYRVEEFPIHWTCDLDSRLRPGADAPRVLKELRRLRRL comes from the coding sequence GTGAAAGCGGCCGTGGATATCAGCATCGTGATTCCGGCGCTCAACGAGGCCGGTAAAATCGGCGGCGATGTCCGGGCGGCCGCATCGTTCCTGGCCCGGGAAGGGTTCTCGGGCGAGGTCATCGTCGTGGATGACGGGAGTTCGGATGGAACGGCCGAAGTCGCCGAAGAGGCCGATGTCGAGCCCGGTATCGGGAAAAATGTCATGCGGCTCGAGACAAACCGGGGCAAGGGGTTCGCTCTTAAAACCGGGATTGCGGCCTCGCGCGGCGAAATCGTCATCTTTGCCGACAGCGGGACGTGCGTCCCCTACGCCGATGCCCTTCCAGTGATCCGGCGCATCCGGGAAGGCGGACTCGACATCGGTCTGGGCTCGCGAAGGCACCGGGAAACCGTCATTTTGAGAGACAGAACGCTAAAACGGCGTTTTCTTTCGAGGATCTTTCATGGCGCCGCCGTCCTTGCGGCCGGACTGCCCCGGCGGATCAAGGATTCCCAGTGCGGCTTCAAAATCTATCGCGGCGATGTCGCCCGAAGGCTTTTCGCCGAGTGCGGGACACATGGCTATCTCTTTGAATTGGAGATCATTTCCCGGGCTCTCAAGCTTGGATACCGGGTCGAGGAGTTTCCGATCCACTGGACTTGCGACCTCGACAGCCGCCTTCGACCCGGCGCCGATGCCCCCCGCGTTCTCAAGGAACTGCGGAGGCTCCGCCGCCTCTAA
- a CDS encoding TIGR03663 family protein, whose protein sequence is MRRLFIPGFAVVFAAAVLAGVFFRTVRLDLRPMHHDEANQAVKFGGLLEEGEYRYDPDDHHGPTLYYLTLPFARIAGRTTLAGLDETVLRLVPALFGVGIILLLLLFKGAMPREALAAAGLLVAVSPAMTYYSRFYIQETLLVFFLVGAAGCAWRWHAAAREPERTERRIFGPAEEAPSPRPKAAAAWAAGAGFFCGLMYATKETSVILFGAAGGALILVGLLERKKKKRGVRRARHVSPGFGYAAAFGAAAFAPAWLLYTSFLKNRGGFVDSLLAFGGYLERASGGTIHDHPWHFYFSTLIWSRTGEGPVWSEGLVIALAAAGAFTALGAIKAGDADTRFSRALLFFTLGAAAVYSVIPYKTPWNLLPFFMGLILLAGNGTAVMMRISRFLAVRALVVALLAPGFVNLGLQAWRANDVHPADPRNPYVYAQTVPDFLKLVKRVEDIAEVSTDGRRMLIMVVAPPEETWPLPWSLREYERVGYWTDAAAVAGINITNVPFVIAGLDAAEELGDSLENSHQAEFYGLRPEVHLVVFIRRDLWEMHLVRMDKQETAIRRDGKGHP, encoded by the coding sequence ATGAGACGTCTCTTCATCCCCGGCTTTGCGGTCGTCTTTGCGGCGGCCGTTCTGGCCGGGGTGTTCTTCCGGACGGTGCGGCTTGATCTGCGTCCCATGCACCACGACGAGGCCAACCAGGCCGTCAAGTTCGGCGGTCTGCTCGAAGAGGGCGAATATCGCTATGACCCGGACGACCATCACGGACCCACCCTTTACTATCTGACGCTGCCTTTTGCGCGAATCGCCGGACGAACGACTCTCGCCGGCCTGGACGAGACCGTTCTGAGGCTCGTCCCGGCGCTCTTCGGCGTCGGCATCATTCTGCTCCTTCTTCTGTTCAAAGGGGCCATGCCCCGCGAAGCCCTGGCCGCGGCAGGACTTCTTGTCGCCGTTTCACCGGCCATGACTTATTATTCACGGTTTTATATCCAGGAGACGCTTCTCGTTTTCTTTCTTGTGGGGGCGGCCGGGTGCGCCTGGCGATGGCATGCCGCGGCGAGGGAACCCGAGCGGACCGAACGCAGAATCTTCGGGCCCGCGGAGGAAGCGCCGTCGCCCCGGCCGAAAGCGGCCGCGGCGTGGGCGGCGGGCGCCGGATTTTTCTGCGGCCTGATGTATGCGACCAAGGAGACAAGCGTCATTCTGTTCGGGGCGGCGGGCGGGGCCCTGATTCTTGTCGGGTTGCTGGAGAGAAAGAAAAAAAAGCGGGGGGTGAGACGAGCCCGGCATGTGTCGCCCGGTTTCGGCTATGCCGCCGCTTTCGGAGCGGCAGCCTTCGCTCCGGCCTGGCTTCTCTACACCTCCTTTCTGAAAAACCGGGGCGGATTCGTCGATTCCCTGCTGGCCTTCGGGGGATACCTGGAAAGAGCGTCCGGCGGAACTATCCATGACCATCCCTGGCACTTTTATTTCTCGACATTGATCTGGTCTCGGACCGGCGAGGGGCCGGTTTGGAGCGAAGGCCTTGTCATCGCTCTGGCCGCGGCGGGCGCTTTCACCGCGCTCGGCGCCATTAAGGCTGGAGATGCCGACACGCGTTTTTCGCGGGCTCTTTTATTTTTCACGCTGGGGGCCGCGGCGGTCTATTCGGTTATTCCCTACAAAACGCCATGGAATCTTCTGCCCTTTTTTATGGGCCTCATTCTTCTTGCGGGAAACGGCACTGCGGTCATGATGCGGATCAGCCGCTTTCTGGCCGTCCGCGCCCTCGTCGTCGCTCTCCTGGCTCCGGGATTCGTCAATCTGGGTCTCCAGGCCTGGAGGGCGAATGATGTGCACCCGGCCGATCCGCGAAACCCCTATGTCTACGCTCAGACCGTGCCCGATTTTTTAAAGCTCGTAAAAAGGGTCGAGGATATCGCGGAGGTCAGCACTGACGGCCGCAGGATGTTGATCATGGTTGTCGCTCCGCCGGAAGAGACGTGGCCCTTGCCGTGGAGCCTGAGGGAGTATGAAAGGGTCGGATATTGGACGGATGCGGCGGCCGTCGCCGGCATCAATATCACGAATGTGCCCTTTGTCATTGCCGGGCTCGATGCCGCGGAGGAGCTCGGAGACAGTCTCGAGAACAGCCATCAGGCGGAGTTTTACGGATTGAGACCCGAAGTCCACCTCGTCGTCTTCATCCGCCGCGACCTCTGGGAAATGCATCTCGTCCGGATGGATAAACAGGAAACGGCGATTCGGCGGGACGGTAAAGGACATCCGTGA